A genome region from Euphorbia lathyris chromosome 4, ddEupLath1.1, whole genome shotgun sequence includes the following:
- the LOC136226761 gene encoding copper transport protein ATX1 gives MTNLVELKVNLHCEECIKKILKAIKKLQDIETYNVDIQLNKVIVTGNVTTEEVIKVIHKIGKTATNWEEVATNS, from the exons ATGACCAAT TTGGTGGAGCTGAAGGTGAACTTACATTGTGAAGAATGCATcaagaaaatcttgaaagctaTCAAGAAATTACAAG ATATTGAAACATACAATGTGGATATTCAACTGAATAAGGTCATTGTAACTGGAAATGTTACAACAGAAGAAGTTATCAAAGTGATTCATAAGATTGGCAAAACAGCAACAAATTGGGAAGAAGTTGCAACAAATTCCTGA
- the LOC136227883 gene encoding protein EARLY RESPONSIVE TO DEHYDRATION 15-like, which yields MEVISRASSLNPNAPLFVPQAYQTVEDFSDQWWTLVHSSPWFRDYWIQERYHDPQSDFQIDDIFEASLPDDLDSFFFDAEIGDGAVINREEDEPSKDLISVGTLKWKGRGQQAQAPRYAEKAPRIVNVKVNPRPIQQPR from the exons ATGGAAGTGATTTCTCGCGCATCATCGCTGAATCCGAATGCTCCACTCTTCGTTCCTCAGGCTTATCAGACGGTGGAGGATTTCTCCGATCAGTGGTGGACTCTCGTCCACTCCTCCCCTTGGTTCCGTGACTACTGGATCCAAGAGCGTTATCACGATCCTCAATCTGACTTTCAGATCGACGATATCTTCGAGGCTTCTCTCCCCGACGATCTCGACTCTTTCTTCTTCGACGCTGAGATCGGAGACGGCGCTGTGATTAACCGAG AGGAGGATGAGCCTAGCAAGGATTTGATTTCAGTGGGAACATTAAAGTGGAAGGGTAGAGGTCAGCAGGCTCAAGCACCGAGATATGCTGAGAAGGCGCCGAGGATTGTGAATGTGAAAGTGAATCCGAGGCCGATTCAGCAGCCGAGGTAG